From Dendropsophus ebraccatus isolate aDenEbr1 chromosome 2, aDenEbr1.pat, whole genome shotgun sequence, a single genomic window includes:
- the DCSTAMP gene encoding dendritic cell-specific transmembrane protein, with amino-acid sequence MAIRDVCQSMMVVPTKILQFLSYCMNLFVLGREAKGWKNILVFAFLCLLFGMSIGGSLVLVFHLSKVGLRLETLAVALSIGLLISILSFIFKAVRCNGLLFLLCCGMKEGRNVLIAVGTSIVVFNNVKNIFGNLKILSTCVICNLQKKRDMLRISPFDYYIQTLRDLYQKAKELFFNPVKDIVKVEDTFYCSVTIEDGPLKDKLLEATQQIQDQATKIVDLLNTVVFFGRIAFLLLGVSLIVLGSAMFFRKFLATDNVKFENIFITKKFKEYDQSRKQQNMLCVLPLNKAERKVYMTIPSLKTSRKQMPKLLFFLIPVLTNVFIWCLITALDYILYWVILTINKNLQGLRPIKVPMSMTLSEWSKKKIHGTEMIFNLFEPECTPEPELMLTDTWIPLSAIIGVLLFLCLISAFLIQIKSLLISTFYPEKEHERILYLHNKILEDRVQLASQYKGGKLKKIICQVNFWFPIITRKHITTQ; translated from the exons ATGGCCATCCGCGACGTCTGCCAGTCAATGATGGTGGTACCTACTAAAATACTTCAATTTCTCTCCTACTGCATGAACCTATTTGTCCTGGGGAGAGAAGCAAAAGGATGGAAGAACATACTTGTTTTTGCCTTTCTTTGCTTACTTTTTGGGATGTCGATAGGCGGCAGTTTGGTTCTTGTGTTTCACTTGTCTAAGGTAGGACTTAGGCTGGAAACCTTGGCGGTCGCCCTTTCGATTGGGTTGCTCATATCCATCCTTTCCTTCATTTTCAAGGCAGTACGATGTAATGGCCTTCTGTTCCTCTTGTGTTGCGGCATGAAAGAAGGTCGAAACGTGCTCATCGCTGTTGGAACTAGCATTGTGGTGTTTAACAATGTGAAAAATATATTTGGGAATTTGAAAATCTTGTCTACTTGTGTCATCTGCAACCTGCAGAAGAAACGCGATATGCTTAGAATCTCACCCTTTGATTACTACATACAGACCCTGAGAGATTTATATCAAAAGGCAAAAGAACTGTTTTTTAACCCCGTAAAAGATATTGTGAAGGTCGAAGACACTTTCTACTGCAGCGTAACAATCGAAGATGGCCCCCTAAAAGACAAGCTCTTGGAAGCCACTCAACAGATCCAAGACCAGGCAACCAAAATAGTCGACCTGCTGAACACTGTAGTTTTCTTCGGACGCATAGCTTTTCTCCTGCTCGGAGTTTCTTTAATTGTGCTCGGATCGGCCATGTTTTTTAGAAAATTCCTGGCCACGGACAATGTGAAgtttgaaaatatctttattaccaAGAAGTTTAAAGAGTACGATCAGAGCAGGAAACAGCAGAACATGTTGTGTGTTCTTCCACTCAACAAAGCCGAAAGAAAAGTCTACATGACCATTCCCAGCTTGAAAACTTCAAGGAAACAGATGCCAAAATTGTTGTTCTTCCTGATCCCGGTGCTGACTAATGTTTTTATCTGGTGTCTGATTACGGCTCTGGATTATATACTTTACTGGGTGATTCTTACAATTAACAAAAACCTTCAAGGTCTGCGCCCAATTAAAGTCCCAATGTCCATGACCCTTTCG GAATGGAGTAAAAAAAAGATTCACGGCACAGAGATGATTTTCAACCTGTTTGAGCCTGAGTGCACCCCTGAACCGGAGCTCATGCTAACCGACACCTGGATCCCTTTATCCGCTATAATCGGTGTTTTACTTTTTCTTTGTTTAATCTCCGCTTTCCTCATACAAATCAAATCGCTCTTAATATCAACCTTCTACCCCGAGAAAGAGCACGAGAGAATCCTTTACCTCCATAACAAAATACTGGAAGACAGAGTCCAACTGGCGTCACAGTATAAAGGTGGAAAACTCAAGAAAATTATTTGCCAG